In Passer domesticus isolate bPasDom1 chromosome 7, bPasDom1.hap1, whole genome shotgun sequence, one genomic interval encodes:
- the LOC135304272 gene encoding TLR adapter interacting with SLC15A4 on the lysosome-like, whose product MLAEGILMRLIYRESCHQDKPRKSPASQKAKEGLWRQKLVDIPKIKGFAEGCEKREELSARSSKVEAGSSPGWGSTEKEPGKDQEMLLKGTASPAVHIPRRGGSPDEVDLYRSWPCNSIYQNYPDLQIGGDRVGGHTCDSGCVLDHVCDELPDGPVLLSIDIPLGQSPLCEHPKKPSGMSLPGDEAGERSLLLSEEPLSNSTLNKYMEAKVAELYKQFFEESLARCGSITNLLTCSWIRNSLDQISVQISQEQNIETSKARGALLHSLALFSSRNAPNRNSSEFSTPNLQISNTGVAKWSCRREFTS is encoded by the coding sequence ATGCTGGCAGAAGGCATCCTAATGAGGCTCATCTATAGAGAAAGCTGTCATCAAGATAAGCCTCGCAAATCTCCTGCATCCCAAAAGGCTAAAGAGGGACTCTGGAGACAGAAACTTGTAGACATCCCAAAAATTAAAGGCTTTGCTGAGGGATGTGAGAAGCGGGAGGAGCTCTCTGCCAGAAGCAGCAAAGTGGAAGccgggagcagccctggatggGGATCCACAGAAAAGGAGCCTGGGAAGGATCAGGAAATGCTGCTCAAAGGAACTGCATCCCCAGCTGTACATATccccaggagaggagggagcccAGATGAAGTGGATTTGTACAGATCCTGGCCTTGCAACAGCATTTACCAGAACTACCCTGACCTGCAGATCGGGGGGGACCGTGTGGGGGGCCACACGTGTGACTCGGGCTGTGTGCTGGACCACGTGTGTGATGAGCTCCCCGACGGCCCCGTCCTGCTCTCCATAGATATTCCCCTGGGTCAGTCCCCTCTCTGTGAGCATCCCAAAAAGCCCAGTGGGATGTCCCTGCCTGGAGATGAAGCTGGAGAAAGGAGCCTCCTGCTCAGTGAGGAGCCCCTGTCCAACTCCACGCTCAACAAGTACATGGAAGCCAAAGTGGCAGAGCTCTACAAACAGTTTTTTGAAGAAAGCCTGGCCAGGTGTGGTTCCATAACAAACCTCCTGACCTGCAGCTGGATAAGGAACAGCCTGGACCAGATAAGTGTTCAGATCTCCCAGGAGCAGAACATAGAAACCTCCAAAGCCAGAGGAGCCCTCCTGCACTCGCTGGCTTTGTTCAGCTCCCGCAACGCTCCCAACAGGAACAGCTCCGAGTTCAGCACCCCAAACCTCCAAATCTCCAACACAGGGGTTGCAaaatggagctgcaggagggaattCACATCCTGA